Proteins encoded by one window of Arachis hypogaea cultivar Tifrunner chromosome 1, arahy.Tifrunner.gnm2.J5K5, whole genome shotgun sequence:
- the LOC112804327 gene encoding uncharacterized protein — protein MGNLQTKWAASTVQPAESNSASSSSSLFTNGSGQQQPPQPPRAPLSSPSDHHQTSQEGALCGDLKGKLELKGEGRVGVEALDQVLNFGQQGVNGDDRDIEGSKRNSWEDDYVNGSVYDGNCVGAEKRKKRGAGRQTKVAKEQSQERQEPSERSGQTECKYYPSLPAAELNFLDLPIRPGEKDCAYYMQHGSCKFGENCKYNHPDPTTGGCDPPPMYDNVGSISFSGVLQQSASSVSSPGIVNKTSPFLPMMLSPTQVSPQDSDWNAYHYQAPICPYVMSMHPPTHVKNYPAIETNAYTPQQNQIQVGVDEFAEIPGDSKPKSKRKSYCKKNKLASLPPCNLNDKGLLLRPAPICPSTMSMHPPKYVMNNSTIKTNAYTPRQKQIQDGVDEFAKIPEDSKSKSKGKSRRQKNKLANLPPSTLNDKGLLLRPAPIKPSVMGIHPPTHVMNNPAIKTKASTPRQKQMQVGVDELAEIPGDSKSKSKRKSHHQKNKLASVPPCTLNNKGLPLKPDKSACPEYTCLGICKFGAGCKFAHPSNPPPPLTIHSVYQQSYTNSAGVEVAWMGSSDPTIQQTL, from the exons ATGGGAAATCTGCAAACAAAATGGGCAGCGAGTACAGTCCAACCCGCTGAGTCCaattcagcttcttcttcttcttctttgtttaccAATGGTAGTGgtcaacaacaaccaccacagCCTCCACGGGctcctctttcttctccttctgATCACCATCAAACGTCCCAGGAAGGTGCCCTCTGCGGGGACCTTAAGGGCAAACTAGAATTGAAGGGTGAAGGGCGAGTGGGTGTTGAAGCTCTGGATCAAGTTTTAAACTTTGGTCAACAGGGTGTTAATGGTGATGATCGGGATATTGAGGGCTCGAAGAGGAATAGTTGGGAAGATGATTATGTGAATGGAAGTGTTTATGATGGCAACTGCGTTGGAGCtgagaagagaaaaaagagaggcgCTGGTCGGCAAACGaag GTTGCTAAGGAGCAGTCACAAGAAAGACAAGAACCATCAGAAAGATCCGGCCAAACAGAATGCAAG TATTATCCATCACTACCAGCTGCAGAACTGAACTTTCTTGACCTGCCTATCCGTCCG GGAGAGAAAGATTGTGCCTATTACATGCAACATGGGTCATGTAAGTTTGGAGAAAACTGCAAGTATAATCATCCTGACCCGACAACTGGAGGATGCGATCCTCCTCCTATGTATGATAATGTAGGATCTATTTCATTCAGTGGTGTACTGCAACAGTCTGCATCATCAGTCTCTTCTCCAGGAATAGTAAACAAAACTTCTCCTTTTCTGCCAATGATGCTTTCGCCTACTCAAGTTTCTCCTCAAGATTCCGATTGGAATGCATATCATTATCAG GCACCTATATGCCCATATGTGATGAGTATGCATCCACCTACACATGTCAAGAACTACCCAGCTATCGAAACTAACGCTTATACGCCCCAACAAAATCAGATCCAAGTTGGAGTTGATGAGTTTGCAGAAATACCTGGGGATTCTAAGCCTAAATCCAAACGTAAATCTTACTGTAAGAAGAATAAGCTTGCAAGTTTACCTCCATGCAATCTCAATGACAAGGGCCTACTTTTGAGACCG GCACCGATCTGCCCATCTACGATGAGTATGCATCCACCTAAATATGTCATGAACAACTCAACAATCAAAACAAACGCTTATACGCCCCGACAAAAGCAGATCCAAGATGGAGTTGATGAGTTTGCAAAAATACCTGAAGATTCTAAGTCTAAATCCAAAGGTAAATCTCGCCGTCAGAAGAATAAGCTTGCAAATTTACCTCCAAGCACTCTCAATGACAAGGGCCTACTTTTGAGACCT GCACCTATCAAGCCATCTGTGATGGGTATACATCCACCTACACATGTCATGAATAACCCAGCAATCAAAACAAAAGCTTCTACGCCCCGACAAAAGCAGATGCAAGTTGGAGTTGATGAGCTTGCAGAAATACCTGGGGATTCCAAGTCTAAATCCAAACGTAAATCTCACCATCAGAAGAATAAGCTTGCAAGTGTACCTCCATGCACTCTCAATAACAAGGGCCTGCCTCTGAAACCT GACAAGAGTGCATGCCCCGAATACACTTGCCTCGGAATATGCAAGTTTGGAGCAGGTTGTAAGTTTGCCCACCCATCAAACCCTCCACCGCCATTGACAATCCATTCAGTTTATCAGCAATCCTACACAAACTCAGCTGGTGTTGAGGTGGCTTGGATGGGTTCAAGTGATCCCACAATTCAGCAAACTCTCTAA